A genome region from Salvia splendens isolate huo1 chromosome 19, SspV2, whole genome shotgun sequence includes the following:
- the LOC121780448 gene encoding rac-like GTP-binding protein 5, protein MSATRFIKCVTVGDGAVGKTCMLISYTSNTFPTDYVPTVFDNFSANVVVDGNTVNLGLWDTAGQEDYNRLRPLSYRGADVFLLAFSLISKASYENIAKKWIPELRHYAPGVPIILVGTKLDLRDDKQFIIDHPGAVPITTAQGEELKKLIGAPAYIECSSKTQQNVKGVFDAAIKIVLQPPKQKKKKKGHRGCSIL, encoded by the exons ATGAGTGCAACGAGATTCATCAAGTGTGTGACTGTGGGTGATGGAGCTGTTGGAAAAACTTGCATGTTGATTTCTTACACCAGCAACACATTTCCTACG GATTATGTTCCGACTGTTTTTGATAACTTCAGCGCTAATGTAGTTGTGGATGGTAATACTGTAAACCTGGGACTCTGGGATACTGCAG GCCAGGAGGATTATAATAGATTAAGACCCTTGAGTTATCGTGGAGCTGATGTTTTCCTTCTAGCCTTTTCTCTCATTAGCAAGGCTAGCTACGAAAATATTGCAAAGAAG TGGATTCCCGAGTTGAGGCATTACGCGCCAGGTGTTCCAATTATTCTTGTTGGAACGAAGCTTG ATCTTAGAGATGATAAACAGTTCATCATCGATCATCCTGGAGCAGTTCCGATAACTACAGCTCAG GGGGAGGAACTCAAGAAGCTAATTGGAGCTCCTGCGTACATTGAGTGCAGCTCGAAAACACAACAG AATGTGAAGGGTGTGTTTGATGCAGCCATTAAAATAGTATTGCAGCCACCAaaacagaagaagaaaaagaaggggCACAGAGGCTGCTCCATTTTGTAA
- the LOC121778921 gene encoding multifunctional esterase-like, translated as MGLLSSGIPDMPAARVEMPVPTRGGSGSRGGGGRGGGGSRGTGHVGGRTGSGAGIPSGEGSGTGGSGGSGSGSNRGKPYTKDESIAVAKAWDAITSDPMVGTDQAEGSFWRRVMFAYEEFKPDGAERRDPEQLQKKWGRILHATERFASIHENNLRHAESGRSVANALHFCLPASFKVNSFASVLLFALRFLFNF; from the exons atgggtctgctcagttctggCATCCCAGATATGCCGGCAGCACGGGTGGAAATGcccgttccgacccgaggagGTAGCGGCAGTCGGGGCGGAGGCGGtaggggcggaggcggcagtcgtGGCACCGGCCACGTCGGTGGCCGCACGGGCAGCGGGGCCGGCATTCCGAGTGGCGAGGGCAGTGGCACTGGCGGTAGCGGTGGCTCTGGTTCTGGGTCCAACCGGGGCAAGCCATACACCAAAGAcgagagcattgccgtggcgaaggCTTGGGATGCTATCACTTCAGATCCCATGGTGGGCACAGATCAGgccgaggggagcttttggaggcgcgtcatgtTTGCATACGAGGAGTTCAAACCCGACGGCGCCGAGAggcgcgacccagaacagctccagaaaaagtggggtaggATTCTCCATGCGACCGAGCGGTTCGCGTCCATACacgagaacaaccttcgccacgctgagagtggccgcAGCGTAGCAAAT GCATTGCATTTCTGTCTACCTGCTTCCTTCAAGGTGAATTcttttgcttctgttttactctTTGCTCTCAGAttccttttcaatttttga
- the LOC121778922 gene encoding protein DYAD-like, protein MVIETYYRKRSKKAHQPCMEMDQKDAVQGSVAAAEPRCTPLLQDSQFLIGGGGDKSPIENYMKEGYLYEIYHAQLPPRTPAHLRSIRVAMARNMIVCEKTEVNVAVRYPSMESLKAFFNYSLRESHPSLDEKFVMGSALAARVLVRRVPAEIFMEQKSWIDFWVIAQRKGSSCLSEALKGSGMVTWGIRRQVKYLGRHKESDDNNDAYIAQNSSSSFVNGVEESQMGLLATGDDEVQKHEDADCGERGEDMENCDDQENAEDEEEEEEEEEEEEDEEDEEEEEEEEEEEEEEEEKIKIEEINENMNRKRYSFRNLSIRKTKKPRLEIRKQKPNQTQKKNQIKKIKGGKKSRGSLVQRDPKDRWSTQRYKLAEQNLLEVMKSKGATAEKPILRPQLRAEARKRIGDTGLLDHLLKHMAGKLAPGGQERFRRRHNPDGAMEYWLECANLVKIRKDAGVTDPYWVPPPGWKLGDSPTQDPICARELKLLRGDVSKIKRSLELMATKMQLEEEVGKLRREIGEIHYKKKQQGQSFTEESNKYDISQKLDQLTASFESLKRDFSSMHLSEEKYKEQLMTISDFVKDIEGKFEKLAPNVTETAKTGSSLMIMGMREKTALESKEEQVQDALSAGGEGKKLQLEEKAAKIERLKSGFRICKPQGTFLWPNNNSTSSVKVQVEVPTPPSVSSSTMPPQLPYLYQPPPPPPSPSIVKPLAEKRAVKVNLSHDVPPYKVSANRPTLESGGGGYTETATSCSEVGSWLALSTTLKSDSSHG, encoded by the exons ATGGTGATAGAGACCTACTACAGGAAACGCTCAAAGAAAGCCCATCAGCCCTGCATg GAAATGGACCAAAAAGATGCGGTGCAAGGCAGCGTTGCTGCGGCAGAGCCGCGTTGTACTCCTCTGCTTCAAG ATAGCCAGTTCTTgattggtggtggtggagataAATCCCCGATAGAAAACTATATGAAAGAGGGTTATCTTTACGAGATTTATCATGCTCAGTTACCTCCAAGAACCCCAGCTCACCTCCGCTCCATCAGAGTTGCTATGGCAAGAAATATGATT GTCTGCGAGAAGACGGAGGTGAATGTGGCAGTAAGGTATCCAAGCATGGAGTCGCTAAAAGCATTTTTCAACTACAGCTTGAGAGAGTCTCACCCTTCTTTGGATGAGAAGTTTGTGATGGGGTCGGCGCTGGCAGCGAGAGTGCTTGTTCGGAGAGTTCCGGCTGAGATCTTCATGGAGCAGAAGAGTTGGATTGATTTCTGGGTGATTGCACAAAGGAAAGGAAGTAGCTGTCTGTCTGAGGCTCTCAAGGGGAGTGGGATGGTGACATGGGGGATAAGAAGGCAAGTTAAGTATTTGGGTAGGCATAAGGAGAGTGATGATAATAATGATGCTTATATTGCTCAGAACTCATCTTCGAGTTTTGTCAATGGAGTTGAGGAATCTCAGATGGGATTATTAGCTACTGGTGATGATGAAGTCCAGAAACATGAAGATGCTGACTGTGGAGAGAGAGGTGAAGATATGGAAAATTGTGATGATCAGGAAAATGCagaggatgaagaagaagaggaggaagaggaagaagaagaagaggatgaagaagatgaggaagaggaagaggaagaggaggaggaagaggaagaagaggaggagaagaTCAAGATTGAGGAGATTAATGAGAACATGAATAGAAAGAGGTACTCTTTTAGGAATTTGAGCATTAGGAAAACGAAGAAACCAAGGCTTGAGATCAGAAAGCAAAAGCCAAATCAGACGCAGAAGAAGAAtcagatcaagaaaatcaagggtgGTAAGAAATCAAGGGGATCACTCGTTCAAAGAGATCCAAAAGATCGTTGGTCTACTCAAAG GTACAAGCTTGCTGAGCAAAACCTTTTGGAGGTGATGAAATCAAAGGGAGCAACAGCTGAGAAACCGATCTTGAGGCCTCAACTGAGAGCAGAAGCAAGAAAGAGGATAGGCGACACAGGACTACTTGACCATCTCCTAAAGCATATGGCTGGAAAGCTTGCTCCAGGAGGGCAGGAGAGGTTCAGGAGGCGGCATAATCCTGACGGAGCAATGGAGTATTGGTTGGAATGCGCCAATCTTGTTAAAATCAGGAAGGATGCTGGAGTGACTGACCCTTATTGGGTGCCACCACCTGGTTGGAAACTTGGCGATTCCCCAACTCAGGACCCTATATGTGCTAGAGAGTTGAAGCTGCTTAGGGGTgatgtttcaaaaattaaaag AAGTTTGGAACTGATGGCAACAAAGATGCAGTTGGAGGAGGAAGTTGGAAAGTTGAGAAG GGAGATTGGTGAAATTCATTACAAGAAAAAGCAACAAGGTCAATCATTCACTGAAGAATCAAACAAGTATGACATAAGTCAAAAGCTGGATCAGCTTACTGCTTCTTTTGAATCCTTAAAACGTGATTTTAGCAGCATGCACCTTTCAGAG GAAAAGTACAAGGAACAATTGATGACCATCTCTGATTTTGTGAAAGACATCGAG GGAAAATTTGAGAAGCTAGCTCCAAATGTGACAGAAACAGCAAAAACAGGGTCTTCATTAATGATAATGGGGATGAGAGAGAAAACAGCATTGGAGAGCAAAGAAGAGCAAGTACAAGATGCATTAAGTGCAGGTGGTGAGGGAAAAAAATTACAGTTAGAGGAAAAAGCAGCAAAGATAGAAAGGCTGAAGAGTGGTTTCAGAATCTGCAAGCCACAGGGCACTTTTCTGTGGCCAAACAACAACAGCACCAGTTCTGTGAAGGTCCAAGTTGAGGTTCCCACTCCTCCTTCAGTTTCCTCCTCCACCATGCCACCTCAGCTTCCCTACCTCTATcagccaccaccaccaccaccatcaccaTCCATAGTCAAACCCTTGGCTGAAAAACGTGCAGTAAAAGTCAATCTAAGTCATGACGTGCCACCG TACAAGGTTTCTGCAAATAGGCCGACATTGgagagtggtggtggtggttataCAGAGACGGCAACGAGCTGCTCTGAGGTAGGAAGCTGGTTGGCACTGTCTACTACTCTCAAGTCTGATTCCAGCCATGGTTGA